ATGATTAAATGGAAACAGGATGTTTTGCAAAGCGGTCAGTTTTGGAGAAGTTCAGTTGTAAGCGAGCTTATTCATTTGGGCAATGCGGATTATATTATCTTTGGTGGTTCCAGCAAGCTCAACAATTTCATCGCAGCTGTAATTTTTCTTCAGCATCCTAATTACAAATTCAGTGGTTTTAGCATCAGCAGTTTCTGCAGAGGCTTTGGCAGCTGCCTGTTCAGCAGCCTCTTCAGCCCTGACTTCCATAGCCCTGTTCCAATCCCATTTGAAGCTAACCATATCGAAAACCTCCTCTTGTTCCTTCTTGGCGAAGTAGTCAGCCAGAAGGTCGTGTTCTTGACAGTATTTGATGGCTTGGCTGATGGCCTGGCGCAGTGTTTTGCCGGCAGCTACTTCTTTACGTACCTGGTCAACGAAGATGCTGTAGCACTTGAGGTCGTGGCATTTCTGCAGGAGCTCGCTGTTCTTGGCGTAGTTGATATTGAACACCGTGACGACAAGTTCCAGGGTATTGCCATTTTCCTCGAAGGCATCAGAGAGCCGCATAGTCCATTTTGCAGGAGCATCGTCCTTGCCATTGTAGAACATATAGAAATGCGGTGCGGGAAGCGCTATACGGGTTTTCTTGTAGGGAGCATCTGGATCAACTCTCTGCCTGTAGAGCTTGGCAATATACCACAGCATACGTAGCGGCATATTTTCCGAGAGGGTAGACTGGTGCTCCATGAGTATGATGTGCTGGTTGCCAGCCATGAAGCTGATGTCATTCTTTATGTCTTC
This genomic interval from Selenomonas sp. AB3002 contains the following:
- a CDS encoding Rpn family recombination-promoting nuclease/putative transposase, with amino-acid sequence MKAKRTYKDSLFRDIFNNKRRLQRIYEALTGKHISLSDITITTLRGTFFEDIKNDISFMAGNQHIILMEHQSTLSENMPLRMLWYIAKLYRQRVDPDAPYKKTRIALPAPHFYMFYNGKDDAPAKWTMRLSDAFEENGNTLELVVTVFNINYAKNSELLQKCHDLKCYSIFVDQVRKEVAAGKTLRQAISQAIKYCQEHDLLADYFAKKEQEEVFDMVSFKWDWNRAMEVRAEEAAEQAAAKASAETADAKTTEFVIRMLKKNYSCDEIVELAGTTKDNIIRIAQMNKLAYN